A genome region from Setaria italica strain Yugu1 chromosome III, Setaria_italica_v2.0, whole genome shotgun sequence includes the following:
- the LOC101780499 gene encoding protein CHUP1, chloroplastic, producing the protein MVAGRVKAAMGFQRSPATPRPSSSSSARKAPAPAPAPLQLPGSAAAGAGQPETPRRRSSGSPAPSGSGSKAGPFARYFPRSSAQVQPARAASEPGELVRLVEELQERESRLRTELLEQKILKETVAIVPFLETELAAKSSELGRCWAALSRLEAENARLRAELDAAVAAARSSEQRVREVEKEMAEMRKRRREPDDCSSSASSDNSERSNAGSKPAKVVAGLSVLPPPAPPPPPPPPMPAPYKSRSYFSGSSRASPANSSSSDSLSAPSTPTYSSDTAASRSRVPELSKLPPIPAPPPPPPLPPPSSMPTRGRRSASSSPSTSSSNSGSGGAGPPAPPPPPPPAARKTSRASSPATSASTPAPAPCVRRVPEVVEFYHSLMRRDSRWRDGGAAGEAGPGGAAAARDMIGEIENRSAHLLAIKSDVERQGDFIRFLIKEVQGAAFVDIEDVVTFVKWLDVELSRLVDERAVLKHFDWPEGKADALREAAFGYRDLKKIELEASSFCDDPRQPCSSALKKMQALFEKLEHGVYSLVRVRDGAMSRYRGYQIPWEWMQDSGIVSQIKLQSMKLAMKYLRRVSSELEAIQGGPDEEELMLQGVRFAFRVHQFAGGFDGDTMRAFQEIKEKASTFQSQRESQNQHLHQQRLAGRS; encoded by the exons ATGGTGGCCGGCCGCGTCAAGGCAGCCATGGGCTTCCAGCGGAGCCCGGCCACGCCcaggccttcctcctcctcgtccgcgcgcaaggcgccggcgccggcgccggcgccgttgcAGCTGCCTGgatccgcggcggcgggagcgggccAGCCggagacgccgcggcggcggtcctCCGGCTCGCCGGCGCCTTCGGGGTCGGGGTCCAAGGCGGGGCCGTTCGCGCGCTACTTCCCGCGCTCGTCGGCGCAGGTGcagccggcgcgcgcggcgtccgaGCCCGGCGAGCTCGTCCGCCTCGTCGAGGAGCTGCAGGAACGGGAGTCGCGGCTGCGGACCGAGCTGTTGGAGCAGAAGATCCTCAAGGAGACCGTCGCCATCGTGCCGTTCCTGGAGACCGAGCTCGCCGCCAAGAGTAGCGAGCTCGGGCGGTGCTGGGCCGCGCTGTCCCGGCTCGAGGCCGAGAACGCGCGCCTGCGCGCAGAGCTCGATgccgccgtggcggccgcgAGGAGCAGCGAGCAGAGGGTTCGGGAGGTGGAGAAGGAGATGGCGGAGATgagaaagcggcggcgggagcccgATGACtgctcgtcgtcggcgtcgtcggaCAACTCCGAGCGCTCCAATGCAGGGAGCAAGCCGGCCAAGGTCGTGGCCGGGTTGTCAGTTCTTCCGcctcccgcgcctcctcctcctccgccgccgccaatgcCGGCGCCGTACAAATCCAGGTCCTACTTCTCTGGCTCGTCGCGCGCCTCGCCGGCGAACTCCTCATCCAGTGACTCCTTGTCCGCGCCATCGACGCCGACCTACTCTTCGGACACTGCGGCATCACGAAGCCGCGTGCCGGAGCTCTCGAAGCTCCCGCCGATACCCGCCCcacccccgcctccaccgctgccgccgccatcgtcaATGCCGACGCGCGGACGCCGCAGCGCGAGCTCGTCACCGTCGACTTCAAGCAGCAACAGCGGCAGCGGAGGCGCGgggcctcctgctccgccgccaccacctccacctgcgGCGAGGAAGACATCGAGAGCGTCCTCCCCTGCGACTTCGGCCTCGACTCCGGCGCCCGCTCCATGCGTGAGGCGAGTCCCAGAGGTGGTGGAGTTTTACCACTCGCTAATGCGGAGGGACTCAAGGTggagggacggcggcgcggccggcgaagcAGGCcccgggggcgccgccgccgcgagggaCATGATCGGCGAGATCGAGAACCGCTCTGCTCATCTTCTTGCG ATCAAATCGGACGTGGAGAGGCAGGGCGACTTCATCCGGTTCCTGATCAAGGAGGTGCAGGGCGCCGCGTTCGTCGACATCGAGGACGTGGTCACCTTCGTCAAGTGGCTCGATGTCGAGCTCTCACGCCTG GTGGACGAGAGGGCGGTGCTGAAGCACTTCGACTGGCCGGAGGGGAAGGCAGATGCGCTGCGGGAGGCCGCGTTTGGGTACCGCGACTTGAAGAAGATCGAGTTGGAGGCGTCATCGTTCTGTGATGACCCGCGGCAGCCCTGCTCTTCTGCTCTCAAGAAGATGCAGGCTCTCTTCGAGAA GTTGGAGCATGGAGTGTACAGCCTTGTGCGTGTGAGGGATGGCGCAATGAGTCGGTACCGCGGGTACCAAATCCCATGGGAGTGGATGCAGGACAGTGGAATTGTTAGTCAG ATCAAACTACAATCTATGAAGCTAGCAATGAAGTATCTGAGAAGGGTTTCCTCAGAGCTTGAGGCCATACAAGGTGGCCCTGACGAAGAGGAGCTAATGCTTCAAGGAGTCAGATTCGCATTCAGAGTACACCAG TTTGCAGGTGGCTTTGATGGCGACACGATGCGGGCCTTTCAAGAGATCAAGGAGAAGGCTTCAACCTTCCAGTCGCAACGGGAAAGCCAAAATCAACATCTGCATCAGCAAAGACTCGCTGGCAGAAGTTGA
- the LOC101780095 gene encoding phospholipase A1-II 6 — translation MSQHGGLGDTARRWRELHGEGGWDGLLDPLDLDLRRTVLRYGEMAQATYDAFNHEALSPHAGLSRFARARFFDRVRLPGHAAAYRVTRFLYATSSLPVPGAFILRSASGAGRCRESNWIGYVAVATDEGKAALGRRDVVVAWRGTVQALEWVEDLEFAMVPPRGLLGDREACDAMVHRGWLSMYTSADPVSSHNQDSARDQALREVRRLVDTYKDEELSITVTGHSLGAALATLNAFDIAANGYNVAPAAAGMAACPVTAFAFACPRVGGSGFKKRFDAVSGLRLLRVRNARDIVPRYPAVFYHDVGAELAIDTGASPYLRSPGHEQTWHNLEVYLHGMAGARGGAGGGGFELAVARDVALVNKAYDALRDDHGVPPGWWVPHNRGMVKGSDGRWRLMDCEDEDDADSE, via the exons ATGTCCCAGCACGGCGGCCTCGGGGACACGGCCCGGCGGTGGCGCGAGCTTCACGGCGAGGGCGGCTGGGACGGCCTCCTGGACCCGCTGGACCTCGACCTCCGCCGCACCGTCCTCCGCTACGGCGAGATGGCGCAGGCGACCTACGACGCCTTCAACCACGAGGCGCTCTCGCCGCACGCGGGGCTGTCCCGGTTTGCCAGGGCGCGGTTCTTCGACCGGGTGCGGCTGCCGGGCCACGCCGCCGCGTACCGGGTCACCAGGTTCCTGTACGCGACGTCGTCGTTGCCCGTGCCGGGCGCGTTCATCCTCAGGTCCGCGTCCGGGGCGGGGCGGTGCAGGGAGTCCAACTGGATCGGGTACGTCGCCGTGGCCACGGACGAGGGTAAGGCCGCGCTCGGGCGCCGGGACGTCGTCGTGGCGTGGCGCGGCACGGTGCAGGCGCTGGAGTGGGTCGAGGACCTCGAGTTCGCCATGGTGCCGCCGAGGGGCCTGCTCGGGGACCGCGAGGCCTGCGACGCCATGGTGCACCGCGGGTGGCTGTCCATGTACACCTCCGCCGACCCCGTGTCCAGCCACAACCAAGACAGCGCAAGAGATCAG GCGTTGCGCGAGGTGCGGAGGCTGGTGGACACGTACAAGGACGAGGAGCTGAGCATCACCGTGACGGGGCACAGCCTCGGCGCGGCGCTCGCCACGCTGAACGCGTTCGACATCGCTGCGAACGGCTACAACgtggcgccggccgccgcggggatGGCCGCCTGCCCGGTCACCGCGTTCGCGTTCGCCTGCCCCCGCGTCGGCGGCTCCGGCTTCAAGAAGCGGTTCGACGCAGTCTccgggctccggctcctccgcgTCCGCAACGCCCGGGACATCGTGCCCAGGTACCCGGCCGTGTTCTACCACGACGTCGGCGCCGAGCTGGCGATCGACACGGGGGCGTCCCCGTACCTGAGGAGCCCCGGGCACGAGCAGACCTGGCACAACCTCGAGGTGTACCTGCACGGCatggcgggcgcgcggggcggAGCGGGAGGAGGTGGGTTCGAGCTCGCGGTGGCGCGGGACGTGGCGCTGGTGAACAAGGCGTACGACGCGCTGCGGGACGACCACGGGGTGCCGCCCGGGTGGTGGGTTCCGCACAACAGGGGCATGGTGAAGGGCTCCGACGGGCGCTGGAGATTGATGGATTGCGAGGACGAAGATGACGCCGACTCCGAGTAG